From Halomarina ordinaria:
GACCGGGTGGCGGAGGGGCTCTCGATACGGGGGATACCCACCTCCTACCAGTCGCGCGCGCTCGCGCGAGAGGTCGGCATCCCGCTGGTGACGCTCGAGGACGCGACGCCCACCGTCGCCATCGACGGCGCCGACCAGGTCGCCGACGGTGACCTCGTGAAGGGCGGCGGGGCGGCCCACGCCCGCGAGAAGGTGGTCGATTCGAGCGCCGAGCGGTTCGTCGTCGTCGCCGACGAGAGCAAGCGCGCCGACGCGCTCTCGCACCCGGTCCCCGTCGAGGTGCTCCCCGACGCCGTCCCGACGGTCGAGGCGCGTCTGCGCGAGGAAGGGGGCGACCCGACGCTCCGGGCCGCCGTCCACAAGGACGGTCCCGTCGTCACCGACAACGGCAACCTCGTCCTCGACTGCGACTTCGGGACCGTCGCGGACCCGGCCACGCTCGCGGCGACCCTCTCGCCGCTCCCCGGCGTCGTCGAGCACGGCCTGTTCGTCGGCCTCGCGGACGAGGTTCACGTCGGGACGGCGACGGGCGTCGACGTCGAGCGGTTCCGGTGAGCGAGCCGACGGCTCGTGGTCGTCGCTCGCCGTCGGGAAAAATCGAGGAACGCGAGGTAGCTCCGCTCTACAGGTCGCGGGGCTGGACGGTCTTGCGGTCGTTCTCGGAGGCGCGGCGGGCCGCGTCCTCGAGCAGTTCCTGGACTTCCGAGTCCAGTGCGTCGTAGAAGTCCGACGCTACGTTCATGTCGTTGAGCGCGTCCTTGACAGCCGCTTTGACGATTAGGTCTGCCATGCAAGCGCCCGTTCTCGGAGATACTTTATAAACTTTCTCAATATTGGGCCCTCTCGACCCGGTCTGCGGGCTTTTCAGGCCGATAGATTGATGAGAGAAAGTCCGTCAGCCGGGTGACGTGAGGTAAGTCCCCGGCTTTCGATGGGTACGTGAGGCTCGGGCGCGCAGACGCCCGTATGCGCGAACTACTGGAGGCGGTGGCGGCCGGCGACCTCTCGCCGGCGGCGGCGGAGGCGCGCCTCGCCGGGTACGCGACCAGCGAGGCCGGGCGGTTCGACGCCGCCCGCGAGCGACGGGCGGGCGTCCCGGAGGGCATCCTGGCGCCGGGCAAGACCCCGGAGGAGGTCGCGGACCTCGCCGCGACGGCCGTCGAGACGACCGGTCACGCGCTCGTCACCCGCGCCGACGAGCGGGACGTCGAGGCGGTTCGGACCCACTTCGACGCGACGCG
This genomic window contains:
- a CDS encoding DUF1931 domain-containing protein, which translates into the protein MADLIVKAAVKDALNDMNVASDFYDALDSEVQELLEDAARRASENDRKTVQPRDL
- the rpiA gene encoding ribose-5-phosphate isomerase RpiA, whose translation is MKSTSGNDGAKRRAGESAAALVEDGTVVGLGTGSTTAYAIRALGDRVAEGLSIRGIPTSYQSRALAREVGIPLVTLEDATPTVAIDGADQVADGDLVKGGGAAHAREKVVDSSAERFVVVADESKRADALSHPVPVEVLPDAVPTVEARLREEGGDPTLRAAVHKDGPVVTDNGNLVLDCDFGTVADPATLAATLSPLPGVVEHGLFVGLADEVHVGTATGVDVERFR